DNA from Branchiostoma lanceolatum isolate klBraLanc5 chromosome 6, klBraLanc5.hap2, whole genome shotgun sequence:
AAACAATATTCACTTGTTAAAATGCTTTAGCCAGACCATTTGATTACTGGTACTGTATATCAATTATAGTGTCTTCTGCAACATTGATTGTCTACAATGCAAAAACAATAAATATTTGACAATGTTCCCTCCAATGCAGTAAACCCTGAGGGATTTGCAGGGGCGATTCTTAGTTGCTTTCCTTCATTTTCGAAAGGAAGACTCCCCTTCTACAGTTGTTTAAGACTGCACCATGTGAGACATGGTGCTAGGAGAGTTTGACACGCCGTTTGATGACCCTCTGGTTTCTATGCCACTCCCTCAGCTCCCCTGGCGTTAGGGTTTGGTCAATCCCAGGTTTGGGAACGTCGCTCCACGGTGAAACCGTGAAGCCGTTGCTGTACAGGAAAGTCCGCTTACACGCCTCGAATGACATGAACATCACGCCTGCGTATGGCACAACCTGAAAAGTGTAGGAGATGACAGTTATGTTTACCAAGATAACACTGTCAGAAATACGGCATTCACTATTAAGCTTAAATTTTGAAACTCAATTACTACTGCTTCAATTcaatcaaatattgtaaaacaaaAAGCTACAATTCAATGCCAGTCAATACATTTGTGGATTCATGATTAAAATAACTAACATACCACAGTATATGTAAATGTTCTGGAATAACAAAAAACTTATCATATAGATAATAATTACCTTCATGAGGTTAGCCGTAGTGCCCCTCCAAAGAGCCTGGGTCCCCCCATGTTTATATGTTTGAAAGAAAGCATCCACCATCCCTGTGAACTCCACATCCACCCCTCCCCTGTGAGGTAGCACTGTGCTGTATGCCTGAGGAACATCAGAAGGCACATCttaatgacatgtacattttaatatTACATGCTAGTGACCAGAAATCTTTATGGGAGGAAAGTATGGGAAAAGAGACAACGATTTTACTTCTTATTTATATTAGTTGCTGAGGTATACGTAGCCTTTCGGCATCATATTTTGTGTCGATAATAGAGTTACACAAATATAAGCACTAAATTGTGTTTCACTTAAAAGTTGTGAGGAACGAGGGTTATAGACTTCTTGGATTCCTTAAGAAAGTAAAATACCAACAACAATGTTTCACCTGTAACTTTTTTCTGATGGTGTCAAATGGATATGAAAAGGTTTGTGCGAAAGCAGCAGCGATGCAGCCATTGATGAAGTTAGCTAGAGGAGTCAGGTGGGAGGAGGGGACGCTCCAGGCACGGTCCAGCAGCTCATACGCCATGAAGGTGCCTCCTGCAAATGGTATCACACCTGGAATACAAGGAGGAAGTTTGTAAAGGGGATGCACATATGCTAAGGGCTATTCTTGAATACAACAAAATAGcaagaaagacaacaaagttATCCATGCACTAcaaaaaaaagcacattttcttgTGATGAAGAGCCTTTCATAAACTTaagtggtggttttatttcagggTAGGAGGAAAAAttaggtttttgctgtgtttgaaattcgcagttgaaacaattctgtaatacagtagtcatacaagggagacatatcaTTGGTGCCATGAATTCAGAGAGGTCACTtcaaaaaccacaaaaataagaCTGACAACAGTTTGAAGATTTTCAGTACCTATGACTGATGTGGACATTCCTCGGAAGAATGCTGTAATTCCCTCAGTCCTGTACACAACTCTAAAGGCGTGGAAGATGCCCCTGTAGTGAGCTTTGCTCCTCTTGGCATGCTGTGCTGTGAGACGAGTCTTGACCATGTCTGTCGGGTACATGATGCAGGTGGCAGTGATCCCACCCAAACTACCTGCCAACAGCGCTCCACCTGCGCTCAGGTACCCCATGTCATCCACAAACAGCTGTCTGAACTTGGTGTATGCACTGAACTGTATGGCTGTGTACGGAAACAGCCGCATGCAGCCCAGAAAGTTGCCCTTCCAAAAGGCCCGGAGTCCTTCATTTTTGTACAAGTTGGAGAAGGCTTTGAGGAATCCTTCTTGAGTGTCTTTGGTTCCAACCTACaggagaaaggaaaaaaataattgttgatttgatttcttaTGCTGTATGAAGTatatgtacatggtacaaaatggGGTGGTTCATTATTCAACTTCAACCTAGGAGTTACCCCCAAATGACCCCATCAGAGGcaaagtatggggggggggaggcccCAGGCTAAcgcaggcaggcctccagcctggccaaGAAAGTCTGATTTGTGGGAGAAAACAAGACAGgaccaggcagggcgttccactcaggTATTGTATGTGGAAAAAATGAGaatctgtatgtgtctgtgcgGGCGTTGGTGGCTTCCCTGGGTGCACCCCTaggctagcctgagtaccagcctttttagcttccgtccgctccAGCTCTGCCTGGAGgagcagagcttgggtagcgtacgaaagctaaaaaggctggtactcaggctaccccTAGGCAGCTTTGAGTAAATTGTCAGTCTGTATGTTAATATGTTTGTATACTAGCTTGCAGAAAAAGGTGAGAGAAAtggccactgcaggtcgttgagcatttgtgtcatgCTGCTCATTATACCATACAGCATTATTCACCCCCTACTTTTTacttgagtgtcatcctagttactTTACTGTGGCTCCCATAACTCTCCTCTCACAAACAGAGTATGGAAGAGCCGGTTAACTACCTAGGATGACACCAAGGCTACTCTTTACTACCCTGACCTAATAATGGTTGGTGTAAACATTGTCATCATCGAACTGCAAGAGAGTTTAGACCGCTTATTTGACAATGATGTCTTCCAAAacctgcaaaaaaagaaacgtgAATTAGAATtgctttatcaaacaaaaacaaacaacttgaTTGTAAGTCAGAAGGCCAAGTGGATGGAACATggtgaaaaatgttcaaaacttttcatgaATCTAGTTGAGAGAAATCAAGctagaaaaaacatgacaaaagttATTACCTCAGATGGTATTGAAAAAACAGATCCACAAGAAATTTTAAATGAACAAGTGAAATTTTTCTCCGGTCTTTATTCTTTTGAAGAACCTCCGACACCTCTAGATAGcaatatgtttgaaactttttttcctAAGCCAGTACCTGTTAGCTTATCTGAAGAGCAACGGGATAGTTGTGAAGGCTTAATAACAGAAAGAGAGCTTAAAGAAGCAATTTCGTCCTTTTCGGCCGGGAGATCACCCGGATTAGATGGACTACCAATTGATTTCtatacaacattttacaatatTCTTAAACAACCCATGCTAGATACATTTAATTATGCATTTCGCTC
Protein-coding regions in this window:
- the LOC136436569 gene encoding solute carrier family 25 member 43-like; this translates as MGSRKDHRLTFLQSFVCGGTAGVTSRTLTSPLDVVKILSQVGTKDTQEGFLKAFSNLYKNEGLRAFWKGNFLGCMRLFPYTAIQFSAYTKFRQLFVDDMGYLSAGGALLAGSLGGITATCIMYPTDMVKTRLTAQHAKRSKAHYRGIFHAFRVVYRTEGITAFFRGMSTSVIGVIPFAGGTFMAYELLDRAWSVPSSHLTPLANFINGCIAAAFAQTFSYPFDTIRKKLQAYSTVLPHRGGVDVEFTGMVDAFFQTYKHGGTQALWRGTTANLMKVVPYAGVMFMSFEACKRTFLYSNGFTVSPWSDVPKPGIDQTLTPGELREWHRNQRVIKRRVKLS